A region of the Desulfobacter postgatei 2ac9 genome:
TCGGGGTAAATCCTGTATTCTTTACTGAGATTCTCCGTATTGCCCTGTCAAGCGATTCCGGGTGATCTTAGTGCCCTAACTAATGATCTTGGGTTGGCAGCTGTTCAATAAACCGAACATAACCTTTTTGTCATTTGACACCACATTTGCCCGCGCTATATTAGATCGAAATATTGTTCTTTCAGGGCCGGCCCTCTTTTATGGCCGTCTACAGTAACGGCCCAAAATAAAGGCCGGAACATAAGGATTGACAAATTATGGAAGAAATTACAAAGCAGATTGAAACAGCCCATCTCCTGGTAAACCGCATCCGCAGTGAGGTGGGCAAAACCCTGGTGGGACAGGAGAAATTGGTTGACGGACTGCTGACAGGTCTTCTCACCGGCGGGCATGTGCTTATTGAAGGGGTGCCGGGCCTTGCAAAAACATCGGCGGTCAAGGCGTTGGCTGCGGCTGTCCAGGCAGATTTTAAACGCATTCAGTTCACCCCGGATCTTTTGCCTGCGGATTTGACCGGTACCGAGATCTACCGGCCCAAAACCACGGATTTTGTTACCCGTAAAGGCCCGTTGTTCAACAATATTATTCTTGCCGATGAAATCAACCGGGCCCCTTCCAAGGTGCAGTCCGCACTTTTGGAGGCCATGGAGGAAAAGCAGGTGACCATCGGCGACAGCACCTATGCTTTGCCTTCACCCTTTCTGGTGCTGGCCACCCAGAATCCCATTGAGCAGGAGGGCACCTACCCGCTGCCCGAAGCCCAGGTGGACCGCTTCATGCTCAAGGTGCTGGTGGAATACCCCAGCCGAACCCAGGAGCTTGAGATCCTTAAAAAGACAAGCTTCGCCGCGGTAGAGCAGATATCACCCGTTGTCTCTTGTGAGGACCTTGCCGGATTAAAACGCCTGGTGGATCAGGTGTATGTG
Encoded here:
- a CDS encoding AAA family ATPase, yielding MEEITKQIETAHLLVNRIRSEVGKTLVGQEKLVDGLLTGLLTGGHVLIEGVPGLAKTSAVKALAAAVQADFKRIQFTPDLLPADLTGTEIYRPKTTDFVTRKGPLFNNIILADEINRAPSKVQSALLEAMEEKQVTIGDSTYALPSPFLVLATQNPIEQEGTYPLPEAQVDRFMLKVLVEYPSRTQELEILKKTSFAAVEQISPVVSCEDLAGLKRLVDQVYVDEKLKEYIVNLIFATRNPESCKMQTGHYIEFGASPRATIFLAKAARVTAFLAGRAYVTPQDIKLAGPDVLRHRILLSFEAEAEEISTGQVVADLFDSVEVP